From the Carassius gibelio isolate Cgi1373 ecotype wild population from Czech Republic chromosome B25, carGib1.2-hapl.c, whole genome shotgun sequence genome, one window contains:
- the LOC128014632 gene encoding cytochrome P450 2F2, which yields MLGFLILVWTCIFFVFLLVRIQRPKNFPPGPPPLPLFGNLLHIDLANPLKDFEKFAEQYGKIFSLYTGSKPYVFLNSFEVIKEALVTKAQDFSGRPQKGMTNHLTENKGVILADDGPHWKDHRRFALMTLRNFGLGKQSMEERILGEISHLVADLDKNAGGTVSPQNMFHNVASNVIGLVLFGSRFDYKNEFLQHYVQYITEISKILNGPWNVIYDTLPLLRILPLPFKKAFDNLKKLKNMNLSVLNEHKSTRVPGEPRDFIDCYLDELDKRKNDGSTFAEDQLIVYILDLHFAGTDTTSNTLLTAFLYLMNHPEVQAKCQKEIDEVLEGKDQASYEDRHNMPYTLAVIHEVQRVANTVPLSVFHCTTKDTELMGYSIPKGTVIIPNLTSVLKEEGQWKFPHEFNPANFLNEQGQFEKPEAFIPFSTGPRVCLGEGLARMELFLVFVTLLRRFQFVWPEDAGEPDYTPVYGVTLTPKPYRMHIRHRGTVKQ from the exons ATGCTGGGCTTTCTGATTCTTGTGTGGACATGCATCTTCTTCGTCTTCCTCCTCGTCCGGATCCAGAGGCCAAAGAATTTTCCTCCTGGACCTCCTCCTCTCCCTTTGTTTGGGAATCTGCTTCACATCGATTTGGCCAATCCTTTGAAGGATTTTGAAAAG tTTGCAGAACAATATGGGAAAATCTTCAGCCTGTACACTGGATCAAAACCATACGTTTTTCTAAATAGTTTTGAAGTTATTAAGGAAGCTTTGGTTACAAAGGCTCAAGACTTTTCAGGACGTCCTCAAAAGGGCATGACCAATCATCTCACGGAGAATAAAG GTGTAATATTGGCCGATGATGGCCCTCATTGGAAGGATCATCGACGCTTTGCTCTGATGACCCTGAGGAATTTTGGCCTTGGGAAGCAGTCTATGGAAGAGAGAATTCTGGGAGAAATCTCACATTTAGTTGCTGACTTGGACAAAAATGCTG GAGGAACTGTGAGTCCTCAGAATATGTTCCACAATGTTGCATCAAACGTTATTGGCCTGGTTCTGTTCGGATCCCGTTTTGATTACAAGAATGAATTCCTTCAGCATTATGTCCAGTACATTACAGAGATTTCAAAGATCCTCAATGGACCATGGAATGTG ATATACGACACTCTTCCTTTACTAAGAATCTTGCCCCTgccatttaaaaaagcatttgataATTTAAAGAAGTTAAAAAATATGAACTTAAGTGTGCTCAACGAACACAAGAGCACAAGAGTCCCAGGAGAGCCGAGAGACTTCATTGACTGCTATCTGGATGAGCTTGATAAG AGAAAAAATGATGGTTCCACTTTTGCTGAAGACCAGCTCATCGTGTACATTTTGGATTTGCACTTTGCAGGGACTGATACCACGTCCAACACCCTCCTCACTGCTTTTCTCTACCTCATGAACCACCCAGAGGTTCAAG CAAAATGTCAAAAAGAAATCGATGAGGTTCTGGAGGGTAAAGATCAGGCATCGTATGAAGACAGACACAATATGCCGTACACACTGGCTGTGATTCATGAGGTTCAGCGAGTGGCTAACACTGTACCGCTAAGTGTGTTTCACTGCACCACCAAAGACACAGAGCTGATGGGCTACAGCATCCCAAAG GGAACTGTGATCATTCCCAACCTTACTTCTGTACTAAAAGAAGAAGGCCAGTGGAAATTTCCTCATGAATTCAACCCAGCCAACTTCTTGAATGAGCAAGGCCAGTTTGAGAAGCCTGAGGCCTTTATACCCTTCTCTACAG GTCCTCGTGTGTGTCTCGGTGAGGGTCTTGCTCGTATGGAGCTCTTCCTGGTCTTTGTCACTCTGCTGCGCCGTTTCCAGTTTGTGTGGCCCGAAGATGCCGGTGAACCAGATTACACCCCAGTGTATGGGGTCACCCTCACCCCCAAACCCTACAGAATGCACATCAGACATAGAGGGACAGTTAAACAGTAA
- the LOC128014631 gene encoding cytochrome P450 2F2-like: protein MLGFLILVWMCIFLLFLFIQIQRPKNFPPGPRPLPLFGNLLELNINNPLNDFERLADRYGKVYSLYLGTKPWVVLNGFEVLKEALLTKAVDFAGRPQDLMVNHVTKEGGVILSDYGPSWKEHRRFALMTLRNFGLGKQSMEERILGEVSHIIAKLEKRVGSSFDPQTMFHNAASNVICIVLFGSRYDYEDEFLKLFIQLYTENAKFANGPWAMIYDTFPMVRCLPLPFKKAFTNATKAREMIAQLINEHKNTRVPGEPRDFIDCYLDELDKRRNDGSSFSEAYLIRYLLDLHFAGTDTTSNTLLTAFLYLMNHPEVQERCQKEIDEVLEGKDQASYEDRHNMPYTLAVIHEVQRVANTVPLSVFHCTTKDTELMGYSIPKGTFVIPNLTSVLKEEGQWKFPHEFNPANFLNEQGQFEKPEAFLPFSAGPRVCLGEGLARMELFLIMVTLLRRFQFVWPDDAGEPDYTPVYGVTLTPKPYRMHIRRRETVRF, encoded by the exons ATGCTGGGCTTTCTGATACTGGTGTGGATGTGCATCTTCCTCCTGTTCCTCTTCATCCAGATCCAGAGGCCTAAGAACTTCCCTCCAGGACCTCGTCCCCTGCCATTATTCGGGAATTTGTTGGAGCTAAACATCAACAATCCTTTGAACGACTTTGAGAGG CTTGCAGATCGCTATGGGAAAGTTTACAGCTTGTACCTGGGAACTAAACCTTGGGTGGTTCTTAATGGTTTTGAGGTTTTGAAGGAAGCTCTTCTTACTAAGGCTGTGGACTTTGCAGGACGACCGCAGGATCTCATGGTCAACCATGTTACAAAAGAAGGCG GTGTCATTTTGTCTGACTATGGCCCCAGTTGGAAAGAACACAGACGCTTTGCTCTGATGACCCTGAGGAACTTTGGCCTGGGGAAGCAGTCAATGGAGGAGAGAATTCTGGGAGAGGTTTCTCACATTATTGCCAAACTGGAAAAAAGAGTTG GAAGCTCCTTTGACCCTCAGACTATGTTCCACAATGCTGCGTCAAATGTAAtctgcattgttttgtttggGTCTCGTTATGATTATGAGGATGAATTCCTCAAGCTTTTCATTCAGCTCTATACAGAGAATGCAAAGTTTGCCAATGGGCCATGGGCCATG ATATATGATACATTTCCTATGGTGAGATGTCTGCCTTTGCCCTTCAAGAAGGCCTTCACAAATGCCACCAAGGCCAGAGAAATGATCGCACAACTGATCAATGAGCACAAAAATACAAGAGTCCCAGGAGAGCCAAGAGACTTCATTGACTGTTATTTGGATGAGCTtgataag AGAAGAAACGATGGTTCCTCATTTTCTGAAGCCTATCTTATCCGGTACCTTCTGGATTTGCACTTTGCAGGGACGGATACCACGTCCAACACTCTCCTCACTGCTTTTCTGTATCTCATGAACCATCCAGAGGTTCAAG AGAGATGTCAAAAAGAGATCGATGAGGTTCTGGAGGGTAAAGATCAGGCATCGTATGAAGACAGACACAATATGCCGTACACACTGGCTGTGATTCATGAGGTTCAGCGAGTGGCTAACACTGTACCGCTAAGTGTGTTTCACTGCACCACCAAAGACACAGAGCTGATGGGCTACAGCATCCCAAAG GGAACCTTTGTTATTCCTAACCTCACTTCTGTACTAAAAGAAGAAGGCCAGTGGAAGTTTCCTCATGAATTCAACCCAGCCAACTTCCTGAATGAGCAAGGCCAGTTTGAGAAGCCTGAGGCCTTTCTGCCTTTTTCTGCAG GTCCTCGTGTGTGTCTCGGTGAGGGTCTTGCACGTATGGAGCTCTTCCTGATCATGGTCACTCTGCTGCGCCGATTCCAGTTTGTGTGGCCAGATGATGCGGGAGAACCAGATTACACCCCAGTGTATGGGGTCACCCTCACCCCCAAACCCTACAGAATGCACATCAGACGCAGAGAGACAGTCAGATTCTGA